From one Bradyrhizobium sp. Ash2021 genomic stretch:
- a CDS encoding SDR family NAD(P)-dependent oxidoreductase codes for MAEGRGVAILVGAGDAIGAAVARRFAEGGYTVCICRRDAAKSQELVDELRAAGLEAHAFSVDARQEVEVQKLFADVETNLGSIEVCLFNAGSNVNKPLLDTTEKLFFKAWELACYGGFLVGREAARYMLPRGRGTIFFTGATASVRGGQGFAAFSSAKFGLRAVAQAMARELGPKNIHVVHLLIDAGVDSEAIHQRMKAARGIEASEIPPDSLTKTSSIAEAYWFAHQQTRDGWTHELDLRPSVEKW; via the coding sequence ATGGCGGAAGGTCGCGGCGTGGCAATATTGGTCGGCGCGGGCGACGCCATCGGCGCGGCCGTCGCGCGTCGCTTTGCCGAGGGCGGCTATACGGTCTGCATCTGCAGGCGCGACGCCGCCAAATCCCAGGAATTGGTCGACGAACTGAGGGCCGCGGGCCTCGAGGCGCACGCGTTCAGCGTCGATGCCCGTCAGGAGGTCGAGGTCCAAAAGCTGTTTGCCGACGTCGAAACGAACCTCGGATCGATCGAGGTCTGCCTCTTCAACGCTGGATCGAATGTCAACAAGCCGCTGTTGGATACCACCGAGAAGCTGTTCTTCAAGGCCTGGGAACTTGCCTGTTACGGCGGGTTTCTGGTCGGCCGCGAGGCTGCGCGCTACATGCTTCCGCGCGGTCGCGGCACCATCTTCTTTACCGGAGCCACCGCCAGCGTCCGCGGCGGCCAGGGTTTCGCGGCATTCTCATCCGCAAAATTCGGACTTCGTGCGGTGGCCCAGGCGATGGCCCGCGAACTCGGGCCGAAAAATATCCACGTCGTTCATCTCCTGATCGACGCCGGCGTGGACAGCGAAGCCATCCACCAGCGAATGAAGGCGGCCAGAGGCATCGAGGCCAGCGAAATCCCCCCCGACAGCCTGACCAAGACGTCCTCGATCGCCGAAGCCTATTGGTTCGCACATCAACAAACCCGGGACGGCTGGACCCATGAACTCGATCTCCGCCCGTCCGTGGAGAAGTGGTGA
- a CDS encoding AMP-binding protein gives MAKQSEAINLAEIAAEIPDRIHQVADGHVSSHPERVALVEEGVSWTYRELDRSVADIAAGLKSLGVRAGDRMVIVSESCIALAALLLAASRIDVWAIVANPRLSPRELDQIRDHSGARRMFFTPEISKEAAAHAQRHGAERWRLGALKAIGVGPLNEDTVAEPVEKDPAKQVAVLIYTSGTTGTPKGVMLTHENLLISAKTTAHFRRMEARDKVYVVLPISHIVGISLLIMTLMVGGTVRLVSKYDPAALAKAIAEEGITILNGVPATYQRLLEYKAVAGLKQLDRGSLRLIAVAGASLDLDLKSRVEHEFGLPLSNGYGITECSPGISGVRFDAPRDDQAVGTLLPGVEARIRTVDGIPVARGEIGELHVRGPNVMRGYYRAPDLTAKAIDSEGWFNTGDLARFEGDCLYIVGRTKEMIIRSGFNVYPAEVEAVLSSHEAVVQCAVVGRAVEGNEEVVAFVQLMPGSLVKPADLMAFINPQLTSYKRPSEIVVRDALPATSTGKILKHKLAASLRGA, from the coding sequence GTGGCGAAACAGTCCGAAGCGATCAATCTTGCCGAGATCGCCGCCGAGATTCCGGACCGCATTCATCAGGTTGCTGATGGGCATGTTTCCAGTCATCCCGAACGCGTTGCACTGGTCGAGGAGGGAGTTTCGTGGACTTATCGCGAACTTGATCGTTCGGTCGCAGATATCGCCGCCGGTCTTAAATCGCTCGGCGTCAGAGCCGGCGATCGGATGGTCATTGTGAGCGAGAGCTGCATCGCGCTCGCTGCGTTGCTGCTGGCGGCGAGCCGCATCGATGTCTGGGCGATTGTCGCCAATCCGAGATTGTCCCCGCGCGAACTTGACCAGATCCGCGATCACAGCGGCGCACGGCGGATGTTTTTCACCCCGGAAATTTCGAAGGAAGCGGCGGCTCATGCGCAGCGCCATGGCGCGGAGAGATGGCGACTTGGGGCTTTAAAGGCGATCGGTGTCGGCCCATTGAACGAAGATACTGTCGCTGAACCGGTCGAGAAAGACCCGGCGAAACAGGTCGCCGTGCTGATTTACACATCGGGAACCACGGGTACGCCAAAGGGCGTGATGCTCACCCACGAAAACCTGCTCATCAGTGCGAAGACCACGGCGCATTTCCGCCGAATGGAAGCACGCGACAAGGTATATGTCGTGCTGCCGATCTCGCACATTGTCGGAATTTCGTTGTTGATCATGACCCTGATGGTCGGCGGCACCGTCCGCCTGGTCAGCAAATACGATCCCGCAGCGCTCGCCAAGGCGATCGCCGAGGAGGGAATCACCATTCTCAACGGTGTGCCTGCGACCTATCAGCGCCTGCTGGAATACAAGGCGGTGGCAGGTCTAAAGCAGTTGGATCGCGGATCGTTGCGGCTGATCGCGGTGGCCGGTGCTTCGCTCGATCTCGATTTGAAGTCGCGCGTCGAACACGAGTTCGGTCTGCCGCTGTCAAACGGTTACGGCATCACCGAATGCTCGCCCGGAATATCGGGCGTGCGTTTCGATGCGCCACGCGACGATCAGGCGGTCGGGACGCTGCTGCCGGGCGTCGAGGCCCGGATCAGGACGGTCGATGGCATACCGGTGGCAAGAGGCGAAATCGGCGAACTGCACGTCCGCGGGCCGAACGTCATGCGCGGCTACTACCGCGCGCCTGATCTGACCGCGAAGGCGATCGATAGCGAGGGCTGGTTCAATACCGGCGATCTCGCGCGCTTCGAGGGCGATTGCCTCTATATTGTCGGGCGCACCAAGGAAATGATCATCCGCTCGGGCTTCAACGTCTATCCGGCGGAGGTCGAAGCCGTCCTCAGTTCGCATGAAGCGGTGGTTCAGTGCGCCGTGGTCGGTCGCGCCGTCGAAGGCAACGAAGAGGTCGTTGCCTTCGTGCAGCTGATGCCGGGCTCACTTGTGAAGCCGGCTGATCTGATGGCTTTCATCAATCCGCAACTCACTTCGTACAAGCGGCCGTCGGAGATCGTCGTGCGCGATGCCTTGCCGGCGACCTCGACCGGCAAGATCCTCAAGCACAAGCTCGCGGCATCATTGCGCGGCGCGTAG
- a CDS encoding acyl-CoA dehydrogenase family protein yields the protein MDIQFTEEQELLRSSVQRLLRDQYDFEARRKIVASEEGFGRKQWESFAALGLFAAPFSEDVGGLGGGPLSTMIIMQEFGRHLVVEPFVETVVLAGGLLEHTGSEEQKQGFIPDIIAGMKTWALAWSEKGSRFDLANVATTARREGKDYVLSGEKTAVVAAPWADYLIVSARTSGHRHDRSGVSLFVVDRRAANLDLQSFKTIDGRRAAEISLRDVRGQLLGNKGEGVAALEACRDRAVGALSAEAVGAMAELNSATLEYSKTRKQFGSTIGSFQVLQHRMVDMFIAHQEALSLMQHLSLSLGANEAGLSRLASGAKSKIGYAGRFIADQAVQLHGGMGMTDELNVGHYFKRISSINIQFGDPAFHLLRFAQLHAAA from the coding sequence ATGGATATCCAGTTCACGGAAGAGCAGGAATTACTGCGATCCAGCGTCCAGCGCCTGTTGCGCGACCAGTATGATTTCGAGGCGCGCCGCAAGATCGTCGCGAGCGAAGAGGGTTTCGGCCGCAAACAATGGGAGTCGTTTGCCGCACTCGGCCTGTTCGCCGCGCCGTTCTCCGAGGACGTCGGCGGTCTCGGCGGCGGGCCGCTGTCGACCATGATCATCATGCAGGAGTTCGGCCGTCACCTCGTGGTCGAGCCGTTTGTCGAGACGGTGGTGCTCGCTGGCGGCCTGCTCGAGCACACGGGATCCGAGGAGCAGAAGCAGGGTTTTATCCCCGACATCATTGCCGGCATGAAGACCTGGGCGCTGGCCTGGAGTGAGAAGGGGTCGCGCTTCGATCTCGCCAACGTCGCGACCACGGCGCGGCGCGAGGGCAAGGACTACGTCCTGAGCGGCGAAAAGACCGCGGTGGTCGCCGCGCCCTGGGCGGACTATTTGATCGTCTCCGCCCGTACCTCCGGTCATCGCCACGATCGCAGCGGCGTCAGCCTGTTCGTGGTCGATCGCCGTGCCGCGAATCTCGACCTGCAGAGCTTCAAGACTATCGACGGCCGCCGCGCTGCCGAAATCAGCCTGCGCGACGTCAGGGGGCAGTTGCTCGGCAACAAGGGCGAGGGCGTGGCCGCGCTGGAAGCCTGCCGTGACCGCGCCGTCGGCGCGCTCAGTGCGGAAGCGGTCGGCGCGATGGCCGAACTGAACTCCGCGACGCTGGAATACTCCAAGACCAGAAAACAGTTCGGCTCAACGATCGGCTCGTTCCAGGTGCTGCAGCACCGGATGGTCGATATGTTCATCGCGCATCAGGAAGCGCTCTCGCTGATGCAGCACCTCAGCCTCAGCCTCGGTGCGAATGAGGCCGGCCTATCCCGGCTCGCGTCCGGTGCCAAGTCGAAGATCGGCTATGCCGGCAGGTTCATCGCCGACCAGGCGGTGCAGCTCCACGGCGGCATGGGCATGACCGACGAATTGAACGTCGGCCATTACTTCAAACGGATTTCCTCCATCAACATCCAGTTCGGCGATCCCGCGTTTCATTTGCTGCGGTTTGCGCAGCTCCACGCGGCCGCTTAA
- a CDS encoding nitronate monooxygenase family protein — MKTAITELFGIQHPIIQGGMHYVGFAELAAAVSNAGGLGIITGLTQKTPELLAKEIARCRDMTDKPFGVNLTFLPSFTAPPYPEYIAAIKEGGVKAVETAGRSPEQYMPALKAAGIKVIHKCTSVRHSLKAEKIGCDAVSVDGFECGGHPGEDDIPNMILLPRAADELKIPFVASGGMADARSLVAALSMGAAGMNMGTRFIATKEAPVHPNVKKALVEASELDTVLVMRALRNTERVLKNTGVDHLLEIEREKGASLKIHDIHEQVAGVYPKVMIDGETDAGAWSCGMVVGLIHDIPTVRELIDRIMADAERLIRERLVGFLDGVEQSKAMKVA, encoded by the coding sequence GTGAAGACAGCAATCACTGAACTGTTCGGGATCCAGCATCCGATCATCCAGGGCGGCATGCATTATGTCGGCTTTGCCGAACTCGCGGCCGCAGTGTCGAATGCCGGCGGCCTTGGCATCATCACCGGCCTGACCCAGAAGACGCCGGAGCTGCTGGCCAAGGAAATCGCGCGCTGCCGCGACATGACCGACAAGCCGTTCGGCGTGAACCTGACCTTCCTGCCGAGCTTCACCGCGCCGCCCTATCCGGAATATATCGCCGCGATCAAGGAAGGTGGCGTCAAGGCGGTGGAAACCGCGGGCCGCAGCCCAGAGCAGTACATGCCGGCGTTGAAGGCCGCCGGCATCAAAGTGATCCACAAATGCACCTCGGTTCGGCATTCGCTGAAAGCCGAGAAGATCGGCTGCGACGCCGTCAGTGTCGACGGCTTCGAGTGCGGCGGCCATCCCGGCGAGGACGATATCCCGAACATGATCCTGCTGCCGCGCGCAGCAGATGAACTGAAGATTCCGTTCGTCGCCTCGGGCGGCATGGCGGATGCGCGCAGCCTGGTCGCGGCGCTGTCGATGGGCGCCGCCGGCATGAACATGGGCACACGCTTTATTGCAACCAAGGAAGCGCCGGTCCACCCCAACGTTAAAAAGGCGCTGGTCGAGGCCTCCGAGCTCGACACGGTGCTGGTGATGCGCGCGCTGCGCAATACCGAGCGCGTGCTCAAGAACACGGGCGTCGATCACCTCCTCGAGATCGAGCGCGAAAAGGGCGCGAGTCTCAAGATCCATGACATCCACGAGCAGGTCGCGGGCGTCTATCCCAAGGTGATGATCGACGGCGAGACGGATGCCGGCGCCTGGAGCTGCGGCATGGTGGTCGGGCTGATCCACGACATCCCGACGGTCAGGGAACTGATCGATCGCATTATGGCGGACGCTGAGCGGCTGATCCGCGAACGCCTGGTCGGCTTTCTCGACGGCGTTGAACAGTCGAAGGCGATGAAAGTCGCATGA
- a CDS encoding acetyl-CoA C-acyltransferase produces MTTEAVIVSTARTGVGKAYRGALNNTDGPTLAGHVMAEAVKRAGIAPGEVEDVVMGCAMQQGTMVMNVARKGAIRAGLPVTVAGTTIDRQCASGLQAIAVAARSVMLDGVEIAIGGGIESISLVQNEHMNRFHAVDDELMAMKPEIYMSMLETAEVVAERYGIGRDRQDEYSLECQRRVGAALQGGRFNDEIVPITTKMAVVNKDTREVTYQQVTLAKDEGPRPDTTADGLSKIKPVFEGKTISAGNASQLSDGASACVIMSDKIASQKGLKPLGIFRGFVAAGVEPDEMGVGPVAAIPRLLKRHGLKIDDIDLWELNEAYAVQVIYCRDKLGIDPDKLNVNGGSIAIGHPYGMTGARLTGHLLIEGRRRKAKYGVVTMCIGGGMGAAGLFEIVH; encoded by the coding sequence ATGACAACCGAAGCAGTGATCGTTTCCACCGCCCGCACCGGCGTCGGCAAGGCATATCGCGGCGCGCTCAACAACACCGACGGCCCGACCCTGGCCGGCCATGTGATGGCCGAAGCGGTGAAGCGCGCCGGGATTGCGCCCGGCGAAGTCGAGGACGTGGTGATGGGCTGCGCCATGCAGCAGGGCACCATGGTGATGAATGTCGCTCGCAAGGGCGCGATCCGCGCCGGCCTTCCGGTCACGGTCGCCGGCACCACCATCGACCGCCAGTGCGCGTCCGGACTGCAGGCGATCGCGGTCGCGGCGCGCTCGGTGATGCTCGATGGCGTCGAGATCGCGATCGGCGGCGGCATCGAGTCGATCAGCCTGGTGCAGAACGAGCACATGAACCGGTTTCACGCCGTCGACGACGAGCTGATGGCGATGAAGCCCGAGATCTACATGTCGATGCTGGAGACCGCCGAAGTCGTCGCCGAGCGCTACGGAATCGGCCGCGACCGGCAGGACGAGTACTCGCTCGAGTGCCAGCGCCGCGTCGGAGCCGCGCTGCAGGGCGGCCGCTTCAATGACGAGATCGTACCGATCACGACCAAGATGGCCGTCGTCAACAAGGACACCAGGGAAGTTACCTATCAGCAGGTGACGCTGGCAAAGGACGAGGGACCGCGCCCCGACACGACAGCCGATGGTCTTTCGAAGATCAAGCCGGTGTTCGAGGGCAAGACCATCAGCGCCGGCAATGCCAGCCAGCTTTCCGACGGCGCCTCGGCTTGCGTGATCATGAGCGACAAGATCGCCTCGCAGAAGGGCCTGAAGCCGCTGGGCATCTTCCGCGGCTTCGTCGCCGCCGGCGTCGAGCCGGACGAGATGGGCGTCGGCCCGGTCGCCGCGATCCCGCGGCTCCTGAAGCGGCACGGCCTGAAGATCGACGATATAGACCTCTGGGAGCTCAACGAGGCCTATGCGGTGCAGGTGATCTATTGCCGCGACAAGCTCGGCATCGATCCTGACAAGCTCAACGTCAATGGCGGCTCAATCGCGATCGGCCATCCCTATGGCATGACCGGCGCGCGGTTGACCGGCCACCTCCTGATCGAGGGCCGGCGGCGCAAGGCGAAATACGGCGTGGTGACCATGTGCATTGGTGGCGGCATGGGCGCGGCGGGTTTGTTTGAAATCGTCCACTGA
- a CDS encoding CoA transferase — MPGPLNGVRVLDLTGVVSGPYATMFLADQGADVLKIEPIGGDITRRSRATIDKGGEFSALFISSNRGKRSLSIDVKSAVGREVLARLVAQADALVQNFRPGTMERLGLGVDELRQRHPRLIYVSISGVGDTGPYVKKRVYDPIIQGLSGFADIQSQPVTNRPQMIRTIVCDKTTAVFTAQAVSSALYAREKTGQGDHIQVAMLDTMISYLWPEGMMQYTVVGTEAAAADPNDRPDLVFKTSDGYITAGTISDSEWQGFCRASGDPELAKDPRFATPSARSVNATARINKMGEYIAQHTTAEWLERLDAADVPCAPILRRGEIIHNEQVVARDIIAEFDQPMVGRVRQPKPAARFEINEAVIGGPAPRVGEHTRDVLHDLGYDDVAIDKMVREKSVRVAV, encoded by the coding sequence ATGCCCGGCCCACTCAACGGCGTTCGCGTGCTCGATTTGACCGGCGTGGTCTCGGGGCCGTACGCGACCATGTTTCTGGCAGACCAGGGCGCCGACGTGCTCAAGATCGAGCCGATCGGTGGCGACATCACTCGCCGCAGCCGCGCTACCATCGACAAGGGCGGCGAGTTCTCCGCGCTGTTCATCTCTTCCAATCGCGGCAAGCGTTCGCTCTCGATTGACGTCAAGAGCGCGGTCGGCCGCGAAGTCCTTGCCAGGCTGGTCGCGCAGGCCGACGCGCTGGTGCAGAATTTCCGGCCCGGCACCATGGAGCGGCTCGGCCTCGGCGTCGACGAGCTGCGCCAGCGCCACCCGCGCCTCATCTATGTCTCGATCAGCGGCGTCGGCGACACCGGGCCTTACGTCAAGAAGCGGGTTTACGATCCGATCATCCAGGGGCTGTCGGGCTTTGCCGACATCCAGTCGCAGCCGGTGACCAACCGTCCGCAAATGATCCGCACCATCGTCTGCGACAAGACCACCGCCGTCTTTACTGCGCAGGCGGTGTCGTCGGCGCTGTATGCGCGCGAGAAGACCGGGCAGGGCGATCACATCCAGGTCGCAATGCTGGACACCATGATCTCGTACCTTTGGCCGGAAGGCATGATGCAGTACACCGTGGTCGGCACCGAAGCCGCGGCGGCGGATCCCAACGATCGTCCCGACCTCGTGTTCAAGACCAGCGACGGTTACATCACTGCCGGCACCATCTCGGATTCCGAATGGCAGGGCTTCTGCAGGGCGTCGGGCGATCCGGAGCTTGCCAAGGATCCCCGATTTGCAACGCCGTCGGCGCGTTCGGTCAATGCCACCGCCCGCATCAACAAGATGGGGGAATATATTGCGCAGCATACAACAGCCGAATGGCTCGAACGGCTCGATGCCGCCGACGTTCCCTGTGCGCCGATCCTGCGCCGCGGCGAGATCATTCACAATGAACAGGTTGTCGCGCGCGACATCATCGCGGAGTTCGATCAGCCGATGGTCGGACGGGTGCGGCAGCCGAAGCCGGCGGCCCGGTTCGAGATCAATGAAGCTGTCATTGGCGGCCCGGCTCCCCGCGTCGGCGAGCACACACGCGATGTGTTGCACGATCTCGGTTACGACGACGTCGCCATCGACAAGATGGTCAGGGAAAAGTCGGTCCGGGTCGCGGTTTAA
- a CDS encoding acyl-CoA dehydrogenase family protein, protein MELNLSSEDAAFRDEVRAFIAANYPPEMRVANPETDLTKEQMLLWHRILHKKGWIAPLWPKEYGGPGWSITQRFVFEQETSRAGTLPPLAFSVTMVGPVIYTFGSDAQKQKFLPRILSGEDWWCQGYSEPGSGSDLATVRTKAVRDGDHYIVNGHKTWTTLAQHADWIFCLVRTDPAAKPQSGISFLLIDMKSPGVTVRPIITIDGSHEVNDVFLEDVRVPVENLIGEENKGWTYAKFLLGNERTSMAGIGRSTRYLNKLKQIVKAEIRDGDPAHLEFIRDIARVELDVLALEATELRVVAQMARGIDPGPAASLFKIRGTEIFQNITELTHRAIGNYGLAIREHPVSANHFMPGPDYGHTASEKYLNSRKLSIYGGSNEIQRNIIAKAVLGL, encoded by the coding sequence GTGGAGCTGAACCTTTCCAGCGAGGACGCCGCGTTTCGCGACGAGGTGCGGGCCTTCATCGCGGCGAACTATCCGCCGGAAATGCGCGTTGCCAATCCGGAGACCGACCTGACCAAGGAGCAGATGCTGCTGTGGCACCGGATCCTGCACAAAAAAGGATGGATCGCGCCGCTTTGGCCGAAGGAATATGGCGGGCCGGGCTGGTCGATCACGCAACGTTTTGTATTCGAACAGGAGACCTCCCGTGCCGGAACGCTGCCGCCGTTGGCGTTCAGCGTCACCATGGTCGGCCCGGTGATTTACACGTTCGGGAGCGACGCGCAGAAGCAGAAATTTCTGCCGCGGATTCTCTCTGGTGAAGACTGGTGGTGCCAGGGCTATTCGGAGCCGGGCTCCGGCTCCGACCTCGCCACTGTCCGCACCAAGGCGGTGCGGGATGGTGATCACTACATCGTCAACGGCCACAAGACCTGGACGACACTGGCACAGCACGCCGACTGGATTTTCTGTCTGGTCCGCACTGATCCGGCGGCCAAGCCGCAATCCGGCATTTCGTTCCTCCTGATCGACATGAAGTCGCCGGGCGTCACCGTGCGTCCGATCATCACCATCGACGGATCGCACGAGGTCAACGACGTGTTTCTCGAGGACGTGCGCGTTCCGGTCGAGAATCTGATCGGTGAGGAAAACAAGGGTTGGACCTACGCAAAATTCCTGCTCGGAAATGAGCGTACCAGCATGGCCGGCATCGGCCGTTCGACGCGTTACCTCAACAAGCTGAAACAGATCGTGAAGGCCGAGATTCGAGACGGCGATCCCGCGCATCTCGAATTTATCAGGGATATCGCCCGCGTCGAGCTCGACGTGCTGGCTCTGGAGGCGACCGAGCTGCGCGTCGTGGCGCAGATGGCGCGCGGCATCGATCCGGGACCGGCGGCGTCGCTGTTCAAGATCCGCGGCACCGAGATCTTCCAGAACATCACCGAGCTGACCCACCGCGCGATCGGCAATTATGGCCTGGCGATCCGTGAACATCCGGTCAGCGCCAATCATTTCATGCCGGGGCCGGACTACGGCCACACCGCGTCGGAAAAATACCTGAACTCGCGCAAGCTCAGCATCTACGGCGGGTCGAACGAGATTCAGCGCAACATCATCGCAAAAGCGGTGCTCGGCCTCTAG
- a CDS encoding SDR family oxidoreductase — protein sequence MQKRNATVAVIGAGDYIGGEIAKKFASQGFTIFAGRRDGAKLEPLVKDIREAGGEIHSRSLDARKEDEIISFLGDADKHAPLEVCIFNIGANVNFPIVETTERVFRKVWEMACYSGFLAGREAARLMLPRGKGNIFFTGATASLRGGSGYAAFASAKFGLRAVAQATARELGPKNIHVAHLIIDSGVDTEWVRQRRIEALGPGALDNPDLLMPPSSVAESYWQLYQQPRSAWTFELEIRPFGEKW from the coding sequence TTGCAGAAGAGAAACGCAACCGTGGCCGTGATCGGTGCCGGGGACTACATCGGCGGCGAGATTGCAAAGAAATTCGCATCGCAGGGCTTCACGATCTTTGCCGGCCGTCGCGATGGGGCCAAGCTGGAACCGCTCGTGAAGGATATCCGCGAAGCGGGTGGCGAAATCCACTCCCGCTCGCTGGATGCACGCAAGGAAGACGAGATCATCTCGTTCCTCGGCGATGCCGACAAACACGCCCCACTTGAGGTGTGCATTTTCAACATCGGCGCCAACGTCAACTTCCCGATCGTCGAGACCACGGAGCGGGTGTTTCGAAAAGTCTGGGAAATGGCCTGCTATTCCGGCTTTCTCGCCGGCCGCGAAGCGGCGCGCCTGATGCTGCCCCGGGGCAAGGGCAATATCTTCTTCACCGGCGCGACCGCGAGCCTGCGCGGCGGCAGCGGCTATGCGGCCTTCGCCAGCGCGAAGTTTGGTTTGCGGGCCGTTGCCCAGGCGACGGCGCGCGAGTTGGGTCCGAAAAACATCCACGTCGCCCATCTCATCATCGACTCGGGCGTCGACACCGAATGGGTGCGCCAGCGGCGGATCGAAGCGCTGGGGCCGGGCGCCCTCGATAACCCGGATCTCCTGATGCCGCCGTCGTCGGTTGCGGAGTCCTATTGGCAGCTCTACCAGCAGCCGCGCAGCGCCTGGACGTTCGAGTTGGAAATACGCCCGTTCGGCGAGAAGTGGTAA
- a CDS encoding glutathione S-transferase family protein, translating to MGATPELTLWGVGTSRTIRPHWAMHELGLSYKTKPIGPRTGETKTAEYTRLNPRQKVPLLQDGDFCIGESAAIVAYLSRMYSTPERTLIPESPREYAAWLEWCFFVVAELDSTSLYVMRRHRADALGPIYGVAPEVVAKAGEYFREQLHHVEVALSDGRQFLMGDRFTSADILLTTCLDWAIAYGVGICDNVQPYLERIQARQAYQLAKAANVPLAPIVPVQQKA from the coding sequence ATGGGAGCAACACCGGAACTGACATTGTGGGGTGTCGGAACGAGCCGGACCATTCGGCCCCACTGGGCCATGCATGAGCTGGGCTTGTCGTACAAGACGAAACCGATAGGCCCGCGGACCGGCGAGACCAAGACCGCCGAATATACCAGGCTCAATCCCCGTCAGAAGGTTCCTCTGTTGCAGGACGGCGATTTCTGCATTGGGGAGAGCGCCGCGATCGTGGCTTACCTCTCGCGAATGTATTCGACGCCGGAGCGCACGCTGATTCCGGAAAGCCCGCGGGAATATGCGGCCTGGCTGGAATGGTGCTTCTTTGTCGTCGCGGAACTGGACTCCACCAGCCTTTACGTCATGCGCCGGCATCGGGCCGACGCGCTCGGTCCGATCTATGGCGTTGCACCCGAAGTCGTCGCCAAGGCCGGCGAGTATTTTCGCGAACAGCTCCATCACGTCGAGGTCGCGCTGTCCGATGGCCGCCAGTTCCTGATGGGCGACAGATTCACCAGCGCCGACATCCTGCTGACCACGTGCCTGGATTGGGCGATCGCCTACGGCGTCGGCATTTGCGACAACGTGCAGCCCTATCTCGAACGCATCCAGGCGCGACAAGCCTATCAGCTCGCCAAGGCTGCCAACGTCCCGCTGGCGCCGATCGTTCCAGTGCAACAAAAAGCCTGA
- a CDS encoding 2-hydroxychromene-2-carboxylate isomerase → MNPPKVEFQFDFGSPNAYLAELALPGIERRTGVKFEYVPVLLGGIYKATNNMSPAESLRGIKNKPEYQALETQRFIHRHNITRFRLNPFFPVNTLMLMRGAVAAQFEDTFEPYFRAAYHHMWEEPKKMDDLEVFRSAFASSGIDIERLIARAQQDDVKKRLIDLTTDAVNRGAFGSPTFFVGKEMFFGKDQLRDVEESIVEQTSRTMSKTA, encoded by the coding sequence ATGAATCCCCCGAAGGTTGAATTCCAGTTCGATTTCGGAAGCCCGAATGCTTATCTGGCGGAGCTTGCCCTTCCGGGCATCGAACGGCGCACCGGAGTGAAGTTCGAATACGTTCCGGTGCTGCTCGGCGGGATCTACAAGGCGACCAACAATATGTCGCCCGCTGAGTCGCTTCGTGGGATCAAGAACAAGCCAGAATACCAAGCGCTGGAGACCCAGCGGTTTATTCATCGCCATAACATCACAAGGTTCCGGCTAAATCCGTTTTTCCCGGTCAATACGCTGATGCTCATGCGGGGCGCCGTCGCGGCTCAATTCGAGGACACGTTCGAACCCTACTTCCGCGCCGCCTACCACCACATGTGGGAAGAACCCAAGAAGATGGACGACCTCGAGGTGTTCCGCAGCGCCTTTGCCTCGTCAGGCATCGACATCGAGAGGCTGATTGCGCGCGCGCAGCAGGATGACGTGAAGAAGCGGCTGATCGATTTGACGACCGACGCGGTCAACCGCGGCGCATTTGGTTCGCCAACCTTCTTTGTCGGAAAGGAAATGTTCTTCGGCAAGGATCAGCTCCGCGACGTCGAGGAATCGATTGTCGAACAGACTAGCCGCACAATGTCCAAGACGGCTTGA